The Halalkalibacter krulwichiae genome has a segment encoding these proteins:
- a CDS encoding APC family permease, whose translation MAQRSELARSIKPSWVWSIAFGSSIGWGAFILPTDWVNQSGSIGAMIGLGLGATIMMMIAICYGVLIRRYPVSGGGYAYAYLSSGRNWAFITGWFMVLGYASIVALNASAFSLLLKYLNPLFMKQGYLYTIAGWEVYIPELIISSIMIVLFALFNIKGSKFSGKLQLFFSVILAVGVVIIAIYTFNFADFPLMNMQPAFNENQSITVSILVVLAIAPWAYVGFDNVPQAAEEFKFSTQKTTMLIILSLLSSGLVYIVMIGVASWTFDISNFNSNSGLWLIGDIIYSSAGIMGLLVLTIVIIMGIFTGLNGFLNSSSRLLYSMARGRALPKFFEDLHPKYQTPYKAIWFIAITMLPLMLFGRPALSWIVDMASIGVTVGYLFTCIAAYKLLSWKRSGNQVFAPIKKLIALSGITFSIIFILLLLIPISPAALKMPSIIALIAWFLIGFIFYLFIRKDYSRIDEKDLRYYILNDD comes from the coding sequence ATGGCGCAAAGAAGTGAACTAGCGCGAAGTATAAAACCGTCATGGGTTTGGTCGATTGCCTTTGGATCTTCAATAGGTTGGGGAGCATTTATCTTACCTACTGATTGGGTTAATCAATCTGGTAGTATAGGAGCTATGATTGGGTTAGGTTTAGGAGCTACAATCATGATGATGATCGCAATATGTTATGGTGTACTAATTCGCCGTTATCCTGTATCAGGTGGAGGGTATGCTTATGCTTATTTAAGTTCAGGTAGAAATTGGGCTTTTATAACAGGATGGTTCATGGTATTGGGTTATGCTAGTATTGTTGCCCTTAATGCGTCTGCTTTTTCTTTATTACTGAAATATTTAAATCCTTTATTTATGAAACAAGGTTATTTGTATACAATTGCTGGTTGGGAAGTTTATATACCTGAGTTAATAATCTCTTCTATAATGATTGTATTATTCGCCCTGTTTAATATTAAGGGATCTAAATTTTCGGGAAAGCTCCAATTGTTTTTTTCTGTTATTTTAGCAGTTGGTGTAGTCATCATTGCTATTTATACATTTAATTTTGCGGATTTTCCGTTGATGAATATGCAACCAGCCTTTAATGAAAATCAATCAATTACTGTCTCTATATTAGTTGTACTAGCAATAGCCCCCTGGGCATATGTAGGGTTTGACAATGTACCACAGGCAGCAGAAGAATTTAAATTCTCAACCCAAAAAACTACTATGTTAATTATTTTATCACTATTATCTTCTGGATTAGTTTATATAGTGATGATTGGTGTAGCATCATGGACATTTGATATATCTAATTTTAATAGTAATAGTGGTCTCTGGTTAATAGGTGATATCATTTATTCTTCAGCAGGTATAATGGGCTTGTTAGTTTTAACAATTGTTATTATAATGGGGATTTTCACAGGGTTAAATGGTTTTTTAAATTCTTCTAGCCGTCTCTTGTATTCGATGGCAAGAGGAAGAGCGTTACCTAAGTTTTTCGAAGATTTGCATCCGAAATATCAAACACCATATAAAGCGATCTGGTTTATTGCAATAACAATGTTACCTTTGATGCTATTCGGTAGGCCAGCTTTATCATGGATTGTTGACATGGCATCTATAGGAGTAACAGTTGGCTATTTATTTACATGTATTGCAGCCTATAAACTTTTATCTTGGAAACGGTCTGGAAATCAGGTGTTCGCTCCTATAAAAAAACTAATAGCTCTTTCGGGGATAACCTTTAGTATAATATTCATATTATTATTATTAATTCCAATATCACCAGCAGCATTAAAAATGCCTTCTATAATTGCATTAATTGCCTGGTTTCTTATAGGATTTATTTTTTATTTATTTATTCGTAAAGATTATTCTAGAATTGATGAAAAAGATTTACGATATTATATCTTGAATGATGATTAA
- the fliW gene encoding flagellar assembly protein FliW, which yields MNIETKYQGTINIHTENILTFSQGIPAFEDEKQFILLPFDEGTPFFVLQSIKSVNVAFIMMNPFEVVPNYEVKLPDATIEQLEIEKQEDVATFVVLTVKDPFEETTANLQGPIIINANKKKGKQLLLSDTDYQTKHQIFKQAAVTAKEGK from the coding sequence ATGAACATTGAAACAAAATACCAAGGAACGATTAACATACATACAGAGAACATCCTTACTTTCTCTCAAGGCATTCCAGCATTTGAAGACGAAAAGCAATTCATCCTGCTTCCGTTTGACGAAGGGACACCATTTTTCGTCTTGCAATCGATTAAAAGCGTTAATGTTGCGTTTATTATGATGAACCCATTTGAAGTTGTCCCGAACTACGAAGTGAAACTACCGGATGCGACCATCGAACAGTTGGAGATCGAAAAACAAGAAGACGTTGCCACATTCGTCGTCTTGACGGTCAAAGACCCATTCGAAGAAACAACCGCCAACCTACAAGGGCCAATCATCATTAACGCCAACAAGAAAAAGGGAAAACAACTCCTCCTAAGCGACACGGACTACCAAACAAAGCACCAAATTTTCAAGCAAGCCGCTGTCACAGCGAAGGAGGGAAAGTAA
- the csrA gene encoding carbon storage regulator CsrA, with amino-acid sequence MLVLSRKLKQSIQIAGDIEIKILAIEGDQVKLGIDAPKHVEIHRKEVYLAIQEENHEAAQGISIDSLKMFLERKN; translated from the coding sequence ATGCTTGTTCTCTCTAGAAAACTAAAACAATCGATTCAGATCGCAGGCGACATCGAAATCAAAATCCTCGCGATCGAAGGAGACCAAGTCAAACTCGGCATCGACGCCCCTAAACACGTCGAAATTCACCGAAAAGAAGTATACCTGGCCATTCAAGAAGAGAACCATGAAGCCGCTCAAGGTATCTCGATTGACTCGTTAAAGATGTTTCTTGAAAGAAAGAACTAG
- a CDS encoding YheC/YheD family protein: MKQREKLLFQSGKIIETLIEAGDHFQVVAREMKFNETILIFSSIVEGFGAIEKNLRDLALANGYMQNNIEKIKKTISLITTLIEERNLIKVSEVMQFTLMPQLQQWKEVLDEEDFYSRGEQHSITIGIYLCQENPINKIRPERVSALLKESKKRDIKLIFFSSKAVDFNLKQIKANVYDDGEWIIESVPFPEVIYNISPKARVYWSRTERRLRREIPFTCFNIGDKFHLPKKIVESRKYDELLIPFKIIAKETTLKSFLNVNKRIVVKPIKGSQGNNIYFIEKKGKRFSILEHQKQHILSEEELNHWIKEEFLQEKVYIVQKYVECRTKNDEPYDIRAHVQKNGEGKWEITKVYPRIGNRKTILSNISRGGKVISLTDLLYREFGKAGNKYEKALIDLSLGLTKHIDKLYGFSFDELGLDLAIDENGRFWLHEVNTSPQSTFHEEERAVKTIAYAEYVGKNQLFFINEFNKKVNTDGQFDVLKTKLEKVESDGRYRIGMLVSESENNNLAIACAYVAKYEDVQFFYFTPKDIDYDEMLIRGYYYEDKKWIPKIVEYPHAIYDRLRLRGMKSYSHIYEEFEGIPFTNEFFGNSISKLEVYDKLNLSNALDENIIPYKKVERVKDIFDFLNKYGKIIVKPEVGSFANGVHFIEKKNIDNYFLALGEIERTYSEMYLTQYLREILKNGKFIVQKYIESRTIDNQPFDIRVHMMKNEKNDWSFVNIHPRVGVYHAVILVLRKGGYIGKLSSFLERNFGKDIYINIESEVRTLSLNVAVEFERLYEERINEIGLDIAVDKELKLKLIEVNVNKPGFINYEFELAKHAIPYAIKLAEKKL; encoded by the coding sequence ATGAAACAAAGAGAAAAATTACTTTTTCAATCGGGAAAGATAATAGAAACATTAATAGAAGCTGGAGACCACTTCCAAGTTGTAGCAAGAGAAATGAAATTTAACGAAACAATTTTAATTTTTAGTTCAATTGTTGAGGGATTTGGAGCTATTGAAAAGAATCTACGAGATTTGGCTTTAGCAAATGGCTACATGCAAAATAATATTGAAAAAATTAAAAAGACGATCTCTCTTATAACAACATTAATAGAAGAAAGAAATTTAATTAAAGTTAGTGAAGTCATGCAATTTACATTAATGCCACAGCTTCAGCAGTGGAAGGAAGTTTTAGATGAAGAAGATTTTTATAGTAGAGGTGAACAGCATTCGATAACAATTGGTATTTATCTTTGTCAGGAAAATCCTATTAATAAAATAAGGCCTGAGCGTGTAAGTGCCTTATTAAAAGAAAGTAAAAAAAGGGATATTAAGCTTATATTTTTTAGCTCTAAGGCTGTGGATTTTAACCTAAAACAGATTAAGGCTAATGTTTATGATGATGGAGAATGGATAATTGAAAGTGTTCCTTTTCCCGAGGTGATTTATAATATATCGCCAAAAGCCCGAGTTTATTGGTCACGTACTGAAAGAAGATTGAGAAGAGAAATTCCATTTACGTGTTTTAATATAGGTGATAAATTTCACCTTCCTAAAAAAATAGTTGAATCTAGAAAGTATGATGAATTATTAATACCTTTTAAGATCATTGCAAAAGAAACTACACTTAAATCTTTTTTAAATGTTAACAAAAGAATAGTAGTGAAACCTATTAAAGGCAGTCAAGGTAATAATATTTATTTTATTGAAAAAAAAGGGAAACGTTTTTCTATTTTAGAACACCAAAAACAACATATTTTAAGTGAAGAAGAACTAAATCATTGGATTAAAGAAGAATTTCTTCAGGAAAAGGTTTACATAGTTCAAAAGTACGTGGAATGTCGAACTAAAAATGATGAACCTTATGATATTAGAGCTCATGTTCAAAAAAATGGAGAGGGAAAATGGGAAATAACAAAAGTATATCCTCGAATTGGGAATAGAAAAACCATACTGAGTAATATTAGTCGTGGTGGTAAAGTTATATCACTGACTGATTTATTGTATAGAGAATTTGGAAAAGCGGGTAATAAATATGAAAAGGCACTAATTGACTTATCACTAGGATTAACTAAACATATTGATAAGCTATATGGGTTTTCATTTGATGAGTTGGGATTAGATTTAGCCATAGATGAAAATGGGCGTTTTTGGTTACACGAGGTAAATACTAGTCCACAGTCGACGTTTCATGAGGAAGAGAGAGCAGTAAAAACTATTGCCTATGCAGAATATGTTGGGAAAAATCAATTATTTTTTATTAATGAATTTAATAAGAAGGTTAATACCGATGGTCAATTTGATGTATTGAAAACGAAATTAGAAAAAGTAGAATCGGATGGTCGATACAGAATCGGAATGTTAGTAAGCGAATCTGAAAATAATAATTTAGCGATCGCTTGTGCATATGTTGCTAAGTACGAAGATGTCCAATTTTTTTACTTTACCCCTAAAGATATTGATTACGATGAAATGTTAATTCGGGGTTATTACTATGAAGATAAAAAGTGGATACCTAAAATTGTTGAATATCCACATGCTATTTACGATCGCCTAAGACTAAGAGGAATGAAAAGTTATAGCCATATTTATGAAGAGTTTGAAGGAATCCCGTTTACAAATGAATTCTTTGGTAATTCTATCAGTAAGCTTGAAGTATACGATAAGTTGAATTTATCCAATGCTCTAGATGAAAATATAATTCCTTATAAAAAGGTAGAAAGAGTTAAAGATATTTTTGATTTTTTGAATAAATATGGAAAAATAATCGTTAAGCCAGAGGTAGGATCGTTTGCAAATGGTGTTCATTTTATTGAAAAAAAGAACATTGATAATTACTTTTTAGCTTTGGGGGAAATTGAACGGACTTATAGTGAAATGTACCTTACTCAGTATTTAAGAGAGATCTTAAAGAATGGAAAATTCATTGTACAAAAATATATTGAATCGAGAACAATAGACAATCAACCATTTGATATTAGGGTGCACATGATGAAAAATGAAAAAAATGATTGGTCTTTTGTGAATATCCACCCTAGGGTAGGAGTTTATCATGCGGTTATCTTAGTTCTAAGAAAAGGTGGTTATATTGGTAAACTTTCTAGCTTTCTAGAAAGAAATTTTGGCAAAGATATATATATAAACATCGAGAGTGAGGTTAGAACACTATCATTAAATGTAGCTGTGGAATTCGAAAGGCTGTATGAGGAAAGAATAAATGAAATTGGGTTAGATATAGCGGTTGATAAAGAATTGAAGCTGAAATTAATAGAAGTAAATGTGAACAAGCCAGGTTTTATAAATTACGAATTTGAATTAGCAAAACATGCAATTCCCTATGCGATAAAATTGGCTGAAAAAAAGCTATAA
- a CDS encoding DUF6470 family protein, with the protein MQLLAIHIEQTAARIGLRSHRAEMKINQPAAEMSIQQTHHILKMNTTEAKMQIDQTEAFADANLKSVLRYSREQAASAVQIAQSYIAKTAQQGDQLMRIENGTGIIARQAKWNAERPPKQATIGYMPKSADRVRFDFQPSQLSITANERKPNITINRRDVQIDIPKWQTEAYLQQKNHISFQSVGSIVNKGL; encoded by the coding sequence GTGCAACTTCTAGCGATACATATCGAGCAAACCGCTGCGCGGATCGGGCTCCGCTCACACCGAGCGGAAATGAAAATCAACCAGCCAGCAGCGGAGATGTCGATTCAACAAACTCACCACATTTTAAAGATGAACACGACAGAGGCAAAAATGCAGATTGATCAAACCGAGGCGTTTGCCGACGCCAATCTTAAATCGGTGCTACGCTATTCACGGGAACAAGCCGCAAGTGCTGTACAAATAGCACAAAGCTACATCGCCAAAACGGCTCAACAAGGCGATCAACTAATGAGAATTGAAAACGGCACAGGTATAATTGCGAGACAAGCAAAATGGAACGCAGAACGTCCGCCGAAACAAGCGACAATCGGCTACATGCCGAAATCAGCCGACCGCGTCCGCTTTGACTTTCAACCATCTCAACTTTCAATCACGGCCAATGAACGAAAACCAAACATCACAATCAACCGCCGAGACGTACAAATAGACATACCAAAATGGCAAACAGAAGCATACTTGCAACAAAAAAATCACATTTCCTTTCAATCAGTAGGCAGTATTGTGAACAAAGGTCTATAA
- a CDS encoding glycoside hydrolase family 43 protein yields MTTIQNPILTGFNPDPSICRAGEDYYIAVSTFEWFPGVGIYHSKDLKNWRLASRPLNRLSQLNMMGNPDSGGIWAPALSYSDGKFWLIYTDVKVTEGQWKDSHNYLVTCDTIDGEWSEPVHLNSSGFDPSLFHDDDGKKYFVNMVWDHRISHHNFYGIVLQEFCPEQMKLIGKKEVIFKGTDVMLTEAPHLYKMNGYYYLLTAEGGTKYDHQATIARSKDLWGPYEVHPENPLITSFPYPRNPLQKAGHASIVQTHTDEWFLVHLTGRPLPQENKPLLDPRGFCPLGRETAIQRLEWKEDWPYVVGGNQPSLEIEGPAIEEVKWEADFDEKDDFDHETLNLHFQTLRIPLGENIVSLKDRPGHLRLYGKESLTSKFTQAYVARRWQHFKFTAETKVAFQPESFQQAAGLVNYYNTQNWTALQVTWNEEKGRILDITTCDNFTFAQPLKGREIVIPEDVEYVYMRVDVRTNLYRYSYSFDGTNWNEIEIDFESYKLSDDYIQGGGFFTGAFVGMQCQDTSGEGLPADFDYFTYKER; encoded by the coding sequence ATGACAACGATTCAAAACCCAATTTTAACTGGCTTTAATCCAGATCCAAGCATTTGTCGTGCAGGTGAAGACTACTACATTGCGGTCTCTACGTTTGAATGGTTTCCAGGTGTCGGCATTTATCACTCGAAGGATTTAAAAAATTGGCGTCTCGCATCAAGACCATTAAACCGTCTTAGCCAATTAAACATGATGGGAAATCCAGACTCCGGCGGTATTTGGGCTCCTGCTCTTTCATACAGCGACGGCAAATTCTGGCTCATTTACACAGATGTAAAAGTAACAGAAGGACAATGGAAAGACAGCCACAACTACCTTGTCACATGTGACACAATTGACGGCGAATGGTCTGAACCGGTTCACTTGAACAGCTCAGGCTTTGACCCATCACTCTTCCATGATGACGACGGGAAAAAGTATTTTGTGAACATGGTTTGGGATCACCGCATCTCTCATCACAACTTTTACGGCATTGTCCTTCAAGAATTTTGCCCAGAACAAATGAAGCTGATTGGCAAAAAAGAAGTCATCTTCAAAGGTACAGATGTGATGCTAACAGAAGCTCCACATTTATATAAAATGAACGGCTATTATTATTTGCTAACTGCAGAAGGCGGAACAAAATATGACCACCAAGCGACAATTGCTCGTTCGAAAGATTTATGGGGACCATACGAAGTACACCCAGAAAACCCATTGATTACGTCGTTCCCATATCCGCGTAACCCACTGCAAAAAGCAGGTCATGCGTCGATCGTTCAAACACACACAGACGAATGGTTCCTCGTTCACTTAACGGGAAGACCACTGCCACAAGAAAACAAACCTTTGCTTGACCCACGTGGCTTCTGTCCACTTGGAAGAGAAACAGCGATCCAACGTCTAGAGTGGAAAGAAGATTGGCCTTATGTCGTTGGCGGTAACCAACCATCGCTCGAGATTGAAGGCCCAGCGATCGAAGAAGTAAAATGGGAAGCAGACTTTGATGAAAAAGACGATTTTGATCATGAGACATTAAACCTTCATTTCCAAACATTGCGTATCCCTCTTGGCGAGAACATCGTTTCACTAAAGGATCGCCCAGGACACCTACGCCTGTACGGAAAAGAATCGCTCACATCAAAATTCACACAAGCTTATGTAGCAAGACGCTGGCAGCACTTCAAATTCACAGCGGAAACAAAAGTTGCATTCCAACCTGAATCATTCCAGCAAGCAGCCGGTCTCGTTAACTACTACAACACGCAAAACTGGACAGCGCTCCAAGTAACATGGAACGAAGAAAAAGGCAGAATCCTAGACATCACAACATGCGACAACTTCACTTTCGCTCAACCGCTAAAAGGTCGCGAAATCGTTATCCCAGAAGATGTCGAGTACGTATACATGCGCGTTGACGTACGCACAAACCTATACCGTTATTCATACTCATTCGACGGCACGAACTGGAATGAAATCGAAATAGACTTCGAATCTTACAAGCTGTCAGATGACTACATCCAAGGAGGCGGCTTCTTCACCGGCGCATTCGTCGGAATGCAATGCCAAGACACATCAGGCGAAGGCCTCCCTGCTGACTTTGATTACTTTACGTATAAAGAAAGATAA
- a CDS encoding ROK family protein has product MKTVKTFNQHVVKIRNKSLVLHAIKDSYPISRAELATTIGLNKGTVSSLVNELLEEKLILESGPGVSSGGRRPVMLLFNKTAGYTIGIDIGVNYVLALLTDLQGVIVNEKRIKVQQPSFNEMTDVLYHVIDELIASAPTSPYGIVGIGIGVPATVSNHEQILLAPNLKWKNVDLKSVVEEKYQIPVKIKNEANAGAYGEKKFGVGQAFDDLIYVSGGIGIGVGLILNGNLYKGHNGLSGELGHMTINIDGPVCNCGNKGCWELYASERALLKLAEDQGITPKGEQVVTLEWIISQAEAGDEQTLQLIQQLANHLVVGLTNIINIFNPEQIIIGNRLAALQSWLIGPLTDHLEKYALATHQKDLNIHFSKLEKRSAALGVAAFAAENFLTMNLEEEQAIL; this is encoded by the coding sequence TTGAAAACAGTGAAAACGTTTAATCAACATGTTGTAAAAATTAGAAACAAATCTCTCGTCCTTCATGCGATCAAAGATTCCTACCCTATCTCAAGAGCTGAGTTAGCTACAACGATTGGCTTGAATAAAGGAACGGTCTCTTCTCTAGTAAATGAATTATTAGAAGAAAAATTAATTCTAGAATCTGGACCTGGCGTTTCAAGCGGCGGCCGTCGTCCGGTTATGCTCTTGTTTAATAAAACGGCTGGCTATACAATCGGAATCGACATTGGCGTCAACTACGTCCTTGCCCTTCTTACCGATTTACAAGGCGTGATCGTCAATGAAAAACGCATTAAAGTTCAACAACCTTCTTTCAATGAAATGACAGACGTACTTTATCATGTCATTGATGAACTTATAGCAAGTGCTCCGACTAGTCCATATGGCATCGTTGGAATTGGTATTGGAGTTCCGGCAACGGTTAGCAATCATGAACAAATATTACTAGCACCTAACCTTAAATGGAAAAACGTTGATTTAAAATCAGTAGTCGAAGAAAAATATCAAATTCCAGTGAAAATTAAGAACGAAGCCAACGCCGGTGCTTATGGCGAAAAGAAATTTGGCGTAGGGCAAGCGTTTGATGACCTCATTTATGTCAGTGGAGGAATTGGAATTGGGGTTGGCCTCATCTTAAATGGCAACCTATATAAAGGACACAACGGCCTTTCCGGAGAACTTGGCCATATGACGATTAACATTGACGGCCCGGTATGTAACTGCGGCAATAAAGGTTGCTGGGAATTGTATGCTTCGGAGCGCGCCTTGTTGAAATTGGCTGAAGACCAAGGAATCACTCCAAAAGGCGAGCAAGTAGTAACGCTTGAATGGATTATCAGCCAAGCAGAAGCTGGAGATGAACAAACGTTACAGCTGATTCAACAGCTAGCCAACCATTTAGTCGTTGGCCTTACGAACATCATTAACATTTTCAACCCTGAACAAATCATTATCGGAAACCGTCTTGCAGCGTTGCAAAGCTGGCTGATTGGACCGTTAACCGACCACTTAGAGAAATATGCACTTGCTACACATCAAAAAGACTTAAACATACATTTTTCTAAATTAGAAAAGCGCTCCGCTGCACTCGGAGTTGCCGCATTCGCTGCAGAGAACTTTCTAACAATGAATTTAGAAGAAGAGCAAGCTATCTTGTAA
- the hag gene encoding flagellin Hag, with amino-acid sequence MIINNNIPAMNTYRQMGANQMAGQKAMEKLSSGMRINKAGDDATGLSISEKMRAQIRGLDQAARNAQDGISLIQTAEGALNETHSILQRMRELAVQAANDTNTTEDLDAIQDELTALSSEITGIAERTEFNTKTLMTGDFAEAAAGEGEGEAAAVRSLNFQIGANQRQTVTLNISDMRASALGNVSAAGEGEGEGSGGLTINNINVTTAVHQSAGAGEGEGEGEGGGAVTFDNIIGSIDKAIEQVSSERSKLGALQNRLDHSINNLNTSAENLQAAESRIRDVDMAREVMEMTKNNILSQASQAMLAQANQAPQAVLQLLG; translated from the coding sequence ATGATTATTAATAATAATATTCCGGCAATGAATACGTATCGTCAGATGGGTGCTAATCAAATGGCGGGGCAAAAAGCAATGGAGAAGTTATCTTCAGGAATGCGAATTAATAAAGCTGGAGATGATGCTACAGGATTGTCAATTTCTGAGAAAATGCGTGCTCAGATTCGTGGTTTAGACCAGGCTGCTCGAAATGCTCAGGATGGTATTTCATTAATTCAAACTGCTGAAGGTGCTCTAAATGAAACGCATTCAATTTTACAGAGAATGCGTGAATTAGCAGTTCAAGCTGCTAATGATACTAATACTACAGAAGATCTAGATGCTATTCAAGATGAACTTACAGCTTTAAGCTCAGAGATAACTGGTATTGCTGAACGTACAGAATTTAATACTAAAACGCTAATGACTGGTGATTTTGCTGAAGCAGCAGCAGGTGAAGGTGAAGGTGAAGCCGCTGCTGTTAGAAGCCTTAATTTCCAAATAGGTGCTAATCAAAGACAAACTGTAACTTTAAATATTTCAGACATGAGAGCGAGTGCATTGGGGAACGTTAGCGCAGCAGGTGAAGGTGAAGGTGAAGGAAGCGGTGGTCTCACTATTAATAACATTAATGTGACAACTGCTGTACACCAATCAGCGGGTGCGGGTGAAGGTGAAGGTGAAGGTGAAGGTGGAGGAGCTGTAACCTTCGATAATATTATTGGTTCTATTGATAAAGCTATTGAACAAGTTTCGAGCGAACGTTCAAAATTAGGTGCATTACAAAATAGGTTAGATCATTCAATTAACAATTTGAATACATCTGCTGAAAATTTACAGGCTGCGGAATCTCGTATACGAGATGTAGATATGGCGCGGGAAGTAATGGAGATGACAAAGAACAATATTCTTTCTCAAGCTTCTCAAGCAATGCTTGCACAGGCGAATCAAGCTCCACAAGCCGTACTTCAATTATTGGGATAA
- a CDS encoding YheC/YheD family protein → MFVGYLRSRAQPSQMAKLLAISCKELGIELIYLTPKDINISNHEITGKILIRNNWVTVKTQIPLFIDVTAYEYSENNRVVFEFLEKNTLLSDNRLNLGKLASSNPFIISKELMNLELEKYSEIEKYLIPTLRVENFKDIDNALNHDKKVVLKPINGLGGKGVYLVTKLDDFNYQVEYQTKTQNIDLYEFINLFENEFTGGKYILQKYIQSSTRQGDPFDCRVHLEKDGLGKWAIVKKPIRIGIGQKVISNVNQGGGIADCLQFLKANFNGRANEINEKLNYLGILIAQIVEKVRQTELMTLGLDIGISPEGELYLFEVNGAPAITFAPTSIAFTRTMYYQYVLNKEERRIYYGAKK, encoded by the coding sequence ATGTTCGTAGGTTATTTGAGATCAAGAGCACAGCCTAGTCAGATGGCAAAGTTATTAGCAATTTCATGTAAAGAATTGGGAATAGAATTAATTTACCTTACACCAAAAGATATCAATATCAGTAATCATGAAATTACTGGTAAGATTTTAATTAGAAATAATTGGGTGACCGTTAAAACTCAGATTCCTTTATTTATAGATGTGACGGCCTATGAATATTCGGAAAATAATAGAGTAGTTTTTGAATTTCTTGAGAAAAACACTCTTTTATCAGATAATCGTTTAAATCTTGGTAAACTCGCTTCATCAAATCCTTTTATTATCTCAAAGGAATTAATGAATTTAGAATTGGAAAAATATAGTGAAATTGAAAAATACCTAATACCTACGTTAAGAGTAGAAAATTTTAAAGATATAGATAATGCCCTAAATCATGATAAAAAGGTTGTTTTAAAACCCATTAATGGTTTAGGAGGCAAAGGAGTATATTTGGTAACAAAGTTAGATGATTTCAATTATCAAGTTGAGTATCAAACAAAAACTCAAAATATTGATTTGTATGAGTTTATAAATCTTTTTGAAAATGAATTTACGGGTGGGAAATATATTCTGCAAAAGTATATACAGTCAAGTACAAGACAAGGCGACCCATTTGATTGTAGAGTGCATCTTGAAAAGGACGGTTTGGGTAAATGGGCTATTGTAAAAAAGCCTATTAGAATTGGAATTGGTCAAAAAGTTATCTCTAATGTAAATCAAGGAGGAGGTATTGCAGATTGTTTACAATTTCTAAAAGCAAATTTTAACGGAAGGGCAAATGAAATAAATGAAAAACTGAACTATTTAGGTATTTTGATAGCTCAAATAGTAGAGAAGGTAAGACAAACAGAATTGATGACACTTGGCTTGGATATTGGGATTTCTCCAGAAGGAGAATTATACCTATTTGAAGTTAATGGTGCTCCAGCTATTACCTTTGCACCAACATCCATTGCTTTTACACGAACAATGTATTATCAATATGTTCTGAATAAAGAAGAAAGGAGAATTTATTATGGCGCAAAGAAGTGA